The sequence below is a genomic window from Xylocopa sonorina isolate GNS202 chromosome 15, iyXylSono1_principal, whole genome shotgun sequence.
TTCTGGTTTATATTATCGAATCCTCTTtaagaaatatagaaaaatattttcttctatcttttttttcaatttttttcaattgtttttCAGTTTTATATCTTCATTGAACGCAATGTCACATTAACTTTCCAATTAGATCATTATAAATTAAGGAAATCACAGAggaaatttaatattttcaatttactTTAAAAGTGTATTCCCTTATATATAACAAACATCAATTACTGTTATACCAATATctgaatataaataaataagtattaaagtaagtaaacaataaataaatataaaaaaattatataagTAGAGTATTGTAGTAAAAACATTTACATgagatttaaaaaatattttgtaatcataaaaatattttgaaaatcaGTAACTTTTTCAATTACTACTTTATGCACGAATTATAGTATAATGCACGTTACACAATTGTCATGAACTTCCGAGTACCAGACACTGTGGAAAGtaagaattattatttatttataagaTACGATTGCTTCAAACCATAAATCCTTCAGCAGTCAATTTTACGCTTACATAATATCCTGGggaaaaataataaaagaatGAACGTAGAACGTTACATAAATCCCAATAATAATAAATAGCAGAGAAGTAAGCATTGAAAATTAAATCTATTAATTTATGAAAAAATGAATATAAAGGAATTCTTTAAATTCAGTTTATTTGCTTAACATTAAGAAAATAATTGCAAATAAAAATTTACAGTTTGAAATTAAATAAAAGTCTCTGAGAGACGAAGCAATTGCATTTCTTAAAAGTTAGTTTGGTATATTCAGTCATACCTCGAATGTTTGCTTCAAGTGATTTCTTCCCTTAATCATGTATGTAGTTTCCTTTGACGAGAACCTCGTGACCTCATCTCTTTTGCCAAGAATCGCGATAATAATTCCCTTTACAATGATCCGCCATTAATTGAACAGATCTCGCGTCCTTGTCGCCAATTCCATTTAATGTTTCCTGTGTCACAATTTTCGATTTCGAAAGAGCACGATAAAGGAAACAAATAGTATCTTCTGCAAACAGTTGGCCAGAAAGAACGATGAAAAGTGTTGATTACGCAGTTTGCTACGATTTTGTAATAGCTACGCTTGCCACATTTGGGTCAGAAATAATGTGATTCACGCTACGCGATATTCTAAGGAAAGTTTCGAATTCATGTATTGTTAATTGTTTTTTTGTATCGATGCTTCTTCTACCAAACACTTAAATACTATGCGCTGTTAGAAACATTATTTTCCCTTCTATTATTGTTTTTGGGAATACTATGATggattaatttacaatttacaatttttttcacTGAATATTTCGTGAAATTTTAATTCAATAAACCCGTCGTTTACTTTAAAAATTGATGCGATACCAATCTTTCAggcaataaataaatattgaagAATTACGTACACTTTTCTGTGAAATAATTGCTAAAAACTTTTATCATATcttctacatatatatatatatatatatatatatatatatatatatatatatatatatatatatatatatatagttatatGATATATAGGTTACTAGATAATAACTAGACACAGTAACATAAACATAGACATAAATTATAGATAAATCTATTTATTTTATACCTCAAAATTTGAATGCATAAATTATTGTTATACAATAATATCCATAATAttagtatattttattttaatacattcACTTAAACTCTATGAATATCACCTATAAAACATCATTCGTTTTAAAACTATTCAGAACTTATCCTGGACACGATTATTCTTACATTACTACCTAAATTCTACATGTGTCTTCAGCATTATGCATTAATACAATATTGTAAAACAATTAATCGAACACTTTACTAAGAACCACTACGTCTTAACCatttaatattaaaatgaatCCACGAGTCGATCCGGACCAAGAATAAAGAACGCATTAAAAATTATAGCATTGCAAGCCTAAATTGTTCGACGAACTGAACGATCGAATGGAAACGCAAGTAATCCCTCTTTGCGTAGCGGAAAACTCACTCGCGTTTTAATCGCCGCTTTCCACTGAAGGCAACGTTGTTGCAACGTTGTTGTTCAATTTTCCAAATGCGATTATGTAAAATGAACGACGGATCTCGACTGGTTCCGGCTATGGGCACCGTGAATGGTGTAAACGGCTTGTAACGTTCGTAAACCCGTTTGCAAATCGAGCACGCGTGCGTTCGAGAGCGGTTGCAAGCCTACCCCAGCGTTCCGTGCACGTGCCTGTCGCGATGTTTGCCGATTGCCACGTGAATGAAATTGTTACACGTATATCGCAAGTCGTGAAAACTGGGGCTTCCGTAAGTTGCACATTTATCGTAAAACAAGAAAGATAAGTGAAACGGAAGAATTAATATCGAATAAAACAGAAGTGGTTTGACAACGTCAATCTGTTATTTTCAAAAATGTGCTAATCACCATGCACTCGTGACTCTCGTCGACAAGTATGGGGAAATGTTCGACCTGACCCTTTGCCATTCACTTTCCATTTCATGGCCCTCTTTCTGTTTCATAGAAGTACACTCTACTTTCCATCTCAAACTAGAACACtacaatcttttttttttaccttttgTTTGAACTCAGAAATAAATTGTTGTGATTAAATTAATGTGAAATACGATAATACTTTCCATGCCAAAGAATATTCAACATTTTTTATATGGAACGTTTATCTAAAGAAAATTACTTGTTCTAAATTGTTAAATAACGAAATCACCCTTATCTTTTCTTTTATACCAGATCAAACGAACCTTTAAATCGGAATGTGATTTCGATTTAATTATGTAGTTTATTATTTATGAATTTACGATAAGTATCTAATACTTTTTTACTAGAAAGCTGACTGACTTGAAAACGAGATTTCTTCTTTCCGCGTCACTCGTTAGGTAAAATGTTGCACGTTAAGGGAGCCACttttttacaatttattttatttcgctCGTTATGCGGAATAGTCTTTATGAGAAGTGCTTGTTAAACGAGGTTCCACTATATTTGAAAAGGAACATATATGTGCGATCTGTTTCTTTAATTTCTTATTTGTATTACGAATAAACCTAAATTGTTGGTTTAGAATTGTATTACGTAACTGTTAAGTTTCAAATCTCCACGAAAAGTAATTATAATACTGCGATTGTTGATAATTTAGATAAAAACTACTAAAAAGTTTGGCAAGTTTGCCATCAAAAATTTTTCTTTCAATGTTAAATAGTTGGAAATTGCTGTTttgaaaatttatataaaagtTTTCATtttgaaatattgaaaaaaaagtgtCCCTTTTAAAGATTCAGAAAATTCAGTTCTTAAATGAGCACTATTAAGAAAGTACTTATttaaaaacaaatatatatCAAGCAATTATTTTGATTGACTTCGAAAAAATGAAATTATCTCGGCATAAGACTTTAAATCGTTTCTCGAAACTTTCCGCGGCTcgcattaaaaaataattcttcGAAAAGATCGAAATTATAATCTTGTAAAACTTGGAATCTTGTCGGGTTTGTTCAGAAAAATTTTTCTTCGACAAGAAATTTAATTACGATGCTGCAAAGTATCTTAAAAGTTTGCATTCTTTCCCCTTTGAAATAACCGTTTCTACGGAGAATACTCGTAGAAGGTGATTGTTTCGTAgtttatataaaaattgtacGAACTAAGCTAGAATGCAGCTAAAATCTCTGAGACAGAGCCACGCTCATATGCAATGTAAAACATGTGTGTAATAAATACTTAATATCTATGCATGACATTCTACCGTACAACAATTAACGTTACTTATGTTACGTAACCTAAGATTAAGTGTAATACCACCGGTAAATAAACGAGTTAATGGCTATTCGGTATAATGGTCAGTAGTTTTATGGTCAGTGAGTcgaaagaaaaagaataaaTAATTACAGAAGCAAAAATAAATGGAAGCATGCAGTTATTCATTAATAATTCAGAGATTTCTTAAAATATACTGCTGACGGTAATGGATGCATTACTTGCTCGAGTGTCCCTATCATGAATAAATTTTACTCGATTTTTCGATATTTTTTCTCAATGATTTAGCGACATCAGTTTAGAAAGAATAAAAAACTCCTATCGATTTTAAACAAAATCAAGCATAACTGTATAAACAAGTAAATGTGCGATCGACAATATTGTCATACACCGCTCAAAATAATCATGAACACAGTAAACTATTTAAATAATTCTACTTCTGTTTTTAGAGCAATTGCACATTGGAAAATCCTCAATAATTTTCAAATATCTAAAATACATGTTccagaaaaaataaaaaattataaaactTCGTACAGTCATCATTCAATtgttttttttacattttaaaTTGTATCATAAAACATTTACTACGAGGTCtcaaataaatttcaaatttccaaagaatatataaaaataaataaagacGTTTTGCAGTTGTAAAAAATCGTTTGATACAAATCATTTCACGGCTTTAACACATTCAGTGCAGGATTCTTTTTctacattagacttttttctTAATTGTAAGCATCACTCGTATCTTAACGCAGACAACGATTTTCTTATGAGTGACATTACTTTATATACTTATAAATTACATGAATTTGTTATTAATTGTTGCAAGGCATACAAGTAAAACTTTGTCTCATATCTAAAAAACTACAATCTTTTCTATCATCAGTCGCCATATTGTAAAAAACTCATACTTAATTATTTCGCAATAATTGATTTTCGACTAAATCATTTCTATTAAATCTATTCGATATGTCAGCAGATGAATACATAAATATTTGTACATAAGTCGTACCACCATTAGAATAGTACACCATAATGCTTTCACGTGATCTACATTGAAAGTGTTAAAAATTTCAGAtttcaatataaaaaaaaaacattctcATAAAAATTACTCTGGTTAAATCAGTTTTCTACTGTTGAAGTAAGAAAAACTATTATTTTGAGCGCTATACGACCATGCAATTATGTTACATAAATCAGAAACCTGTCGGAGTTGGGAAATTTCAGTGGAACAGGAGATTGTCCTGGATGTGACCTTAATTGACCGGAAGATTTTTGTACATCCTGTAGATCATTGCGTCCGCTGTTTTGTCGTTCAGGGCTTTGGTAGCCAGGTCATCGGCGAGCATGGCGGCTACCGCCTCCGCGGCCATCAAACCTGCGGACGAAAGCGAGTCGTAAATCTATTATTAAGCGAGTTAATACGCTGGACACCGCGGACAGGTGATTATAGGGTGTTTTACGAAGTACACTGAAAGTGGACATACTTTTACTTCGCCTTGATGTCAATACACTCGACCACTTTTACTTTCTTCCATTGTTCGATAAGAAAGCGTGTATTCTTCCGATGCGGATTCAAAAAGCGATATTTTTCTGATACTTTCGTAATTTATTGTTTGAAGTTTGTCAGTATTGTTGAGGTTAACAATACTTGATAAATTTTGTTGAACGTGATAAGTAATTAAGCTGGCGTAAATTAGTTTTGCCTTGCGCACAATGGTGTCAAATAAACGGTTGCAAGTGTATACAGTTGGACGTAAACAGTCACGTGTTTgtaattttataatattttctttgaaTTTCTCTATATTTTTAAAGCATACTTATCGAGTTATTAATATTAAACTAACCCAAGCTCACTTTTATTTTAAATACTTATTAAAGTTACGTTTTATGACTATAAACAATTGATTTTTTATAGACAAACTAAGGATTAGTGGATACCATCTTTTTCGCGATATTTCTATTAGTTGAATCGTAATTAGAGCAAGCAATTTTTAAATCTTAACTTACAGTTCTCTACAGAttgaaaaattattattaatattattatccgttattattaatattattatccgCTGATTCTTAAAAATGTCAGATTTTTAATTCGATCTAAATTCAAaattacgaaacaaagaaaattaaaaaaaaatatgttaAACTGTATGAGAGTTGATAATTGTATGTATCGAACATAAAATTATGtcgaaaattaaaaaatgatttATTTCAAGTTTATAGAATGTGAAAGATTATACAAGTGAAATAAAATCTCGAAAACTGGTGTTCTTAAATTCGTTCAATTAAGACGAAGTGCTTATCTTTCAACCTGTCCAATTTTTCAAGTAGTTACACACGTATTCATTGCGTTTCACAGTTTATACACAGAGTGGCTGCTCGATCGTTCATTCCAAATCGCACCTTTCTTGTTGAGCAGCGTCACTTTCCTACGCAGAATTTCTTTTTTAAGCGTTTTCCGTATTGCACCTGGCAATTACGGAAAAACTCGATTGTATGACGCAACGGGAACAGACAGCTTTCACGTAATATCTCGAACCGGCTTTATTGTCGTTGTTTACCATTTCGACATTTCTCGATCGCTTTTCACTCTCAAATTTTCTaataaatgtctacgtgtcatttTCATTGATACGATTTTCCTTAGTTGTTTACTTTTAGTCGTTCCTTACCTTTAGTTGTTGAACGTAtgcatcattattattattatacttgGACAGCATACAACAGATATCCACTAGAGTTTTCatataataatttctatttaatATCTAAACGTTGCCACTAATATTAAGAGTTAAATTAACAgcattatatgtatattaaaaGCGAGATCAGAATAAAACTTCTGGGAAAgtaatttcatttttcaaacgTGTATGATATTAATTTAGAATATAGTTTGAAAatttttgcgtaaaatttgagTAATTAATACTAGATTTCAGTATTTTATGAAGACAATTGCAGGAACCGTTTACATTTTCTTTTAcggaatataatattaataatatatataatatataatatttatttatgttatatgtaatattatatatatacaaagatatcttacatttttttttaaattgtactATTCGCAGAAATAGGTATATGTACCGCGAAGAAAATTTGAAAAGTAGAAAGCTTTAAAAAAAATGAATCtcgatatatatatttatatatgtaatttgaatattataatttattataatttatacatatattatattaatacatatatacatatatatatatatatatatatatatatatatatatatatatatatataatattaaattattataaattataataaatagtaaattatgtatatatatcgaAATTCATTTTTTTCAAAGTTTTCTACTTTTCAAACTTTCTTTGTGATATATGTACCTATTTCTACGGATAGATCGATTTAACGCGATCGTAAACTCAGCGTTAATACTAGTAAATTGGTTCAATTCGTGAAAGCGTTACTGCGGTAATAAGTATAAACGTGACAAAAAAAGAGTTGGTTATGCAAGAAGGTAAATGTCAAAAGTAAACATAAACAATGCAGCAGTAATACTTGGAAACCGGTATCTTCAATTTGAAATCATTTACAACACGTTACTATTTATGCGCCAGGTATTTAGGTTTTGCAAATTTTCATGCAGAAAAGACATAAGGTCCAAAAAAAACCAAAACATCAGTATTTGAATTGTAGTTCGAAAgagaataataattatttataataaatatcGGTATAAtgttaaataattaatatttgagagaataattattatttttaacgaAAATTAATATACTATTATAagtaataattatttataataaaagtTGGTATTGTATTAagtaataattttatataaaatcatgtataatatttattgaaacAGTATCAGCTATAAGCTAATAGTATGTAATTATGTTGCTTTTAAAGAAAATGTCTTCTTTTGTTCATGCATCAACCCAACATGTGCCGATAGAGACAGGTATACAAGAAATGCTTGCAAACCCAATATTAACAGCGTTATAcagattaattaaaaaattaattaaaaacacGTAAGTACTTTATAGTATAATTTTACATGTATAGAGAACTTAATACAGTTTTGGGAAgcctaatttttttttaaattactacTCAAATTAGTCGCGCAATTGACAAcgttaaaaatattatatataaagttATTGCGTTCACGTATGTATATATcataattatacatatatagagAACATAATCCCCTTTTTTATTCAGCGTATTATCTTTTCTTTAATTACTACATAAGTAAGTACCTACCAAGTATGTGATCTATGTACAAATGTGGAATCTCAAAACTCCATTTTATCTAATTATTATGTAAATTGTCAGTCTTagttctatttgaaagtgaaaTTACCACTTCTGTATGGCAAATATAAAACAGTGTATACTCACTATGACTGAGAATCGATTTCACTGGTCCCTCTTCGTTCATTCCCTGAAATGAGACATTCTGGTCTTTGGCATTTAATTTGCTCCTCGCTGCGCGGACGATTAGCATGTCCTGACCTTTGACATTCTTCAATTCGATCGTGAAATCACCGACCACCTCGGCTGCAAGTAGGTAACATTCACCAATTCAATATATATACGTATTAAACACCTAGTATAATGTCAGAAGATACTATTGTCTctcgttattattatattttttatattttattcaagTATCGACATTAGTGAAGACTATTTACTTTTGCTCATTAAATCAGTACGTTCTTTGAAACCTGAGTATACCATTTTTAGTGGTGGTACATCGAACTTCATTTTCAGGCTGAATAATATTATTAGGCATAATTTGCGGATAGAATGCGGTAAAACAATTAATAGTACCACCATGGCATGCGTTACGATGATGTTTACAGTATTTTTAAAGACTTGCGCCGATATGGGTGTACACCGCATAGTGACGAGTTGTCAATTGGGTAACGTAAGTACTTGGAATTAGTTGCGCGCATTACTTCGCAATTGGCTGGTTAGGTATTCCCATTATTGTGAAAATAGTAGAGACAATGACTAGAGGATTAACGAAGGTTGCAgaaaaatttgcaatttttcCAATCAGGAGTAAAAGGAgagaataattataatatattgtcTAATATATTTCAGGATCGAATCATTCGAAATCGAGAATAATTATCTGTAATTTGTTAGTAATTTTCATTTCAAAATGCTCCTGGTTAGAAAAATCGCAAACTTTTTTGCAACCTCCATTAATCTTCATTTTAAACACCTTTTTTTCTATACGTGTAACTATCGACTTCTCTAATTGTCGGAGATATTCACAAAAAAATGTTGATATCTTTAGAGTGCATTCAAATGTGTGTATCTATGGCATAATTAGATTTCTTCActtcatttacatttattatttatcgAACTGTTTGCTTTTTACGAAAAAATTTTATTTGGTTGGTTGCAAATATCTAGTTCAACCTAATATTAGTCTCATACGCAACCGAGGGGACCGACTGGAACCCATTTTCGGCCAAAAACTTTTTGCAATGCCTTACTCGCACGTACCATGTGTCGCATTGAATAAGATTTGAGGTATTTCTTAGAATCCCGTATATGTAGTTGAACATGGTGTTTTTCTCAGTAAGAAGTCATCATTCTCAAATAATTAGGTATCTATATCTTACAAAAGTTATagtaattattttaatatttcctCAATCTCACTCATCTACATCTAACTCATTTGCAAATTGAAATTTTCGTTTCAAATTTTGACTACATGGATTCTTCGATACActttatacgtatatatttatattatgtaatatCATTACGTGTTAACAACCTGGGCAGTTGCAAGAATATACTTACTGAAGGTGCCGTTGAATCGTCCGTTCCCTCTTACCAGTTCTTGCCCGACCTTTCCCATCAGCTGGTAATCAGATTTCACGCGAAGCAGGGGAACTCTAATTTTCATGATCACGTGCATCACATCGTCCTTGAAAATCGATAAAAGATCAAATTATCTGGATACGAGCGAAATGCGAGTTAAATACGAAAACGAGTTAAGAAGACAAGAGAAGATGGCGCTCACGTCGGTCTCGTTCTCCTTGTGAGCACGTTTGTGTCTGGTCCCTTGGGTTAATTTCTCATGCCCCGAATACTTAGGGTCCATCGCACCGTAGTGATAGAGCAATTGCATCCCCTCCTCGAAGTATCCTTGCTTTTCTTCATAATTCCTCGCGTATCTGGTCAGTCCATCCAGCCCCTTCGTCTCAATGGCGGCTTTAACCGCTTCGTTCCTCTTCGTCAAGGACTCTCCCTCGGTACAGTTACGGCTGACAGTCCGTTGGCTCTCAAGGACACCCTGTTTGCATATGGTGACGGTATTACGGATTTTATGGTAGTTATTAGAAGATCGTTAGAAATTTTATGGATGACAGAAATGATTACTTATGACGGCTAACTGTTATAGCGAGGCTAATGGCTGGAGGATAATAATCTATAGCGACACGCTGTGAATTATGGGAGagtatatattttactttcttGATTTTTACTTTCTTGAATTTTCAGAGACTTTCATCAAAGAATTACCTCCTCGGGAGCGTATGTAAAAGTACATAAATCTGCGAAGAAAGCATTACTCAAGCCCCatgaatattaatttaaattcattttaaCGCGAGGATAAGAGAAAAATATTTCATGTAAAATGGAACAGAGTAGATTTTTGTGAATACCAAGGAGTTAAGGGAAAAAGTAATTGTACTCCTTTCTATATCACTTTCTATTGGAAAGTCTCAACATTAACGGAAGGAAGAGGAACCAATTATCTAAAgaatgtatataaaaaaaagacgCTATTATATCAGCACTCCCGTAAAATTAATTAATCCAAGAAGCCCACATCTCCCTAAAGATGTACAGGAAATTCCTTTTTTCAAATTcatcaaatcatatcataccttcgAATCATCCTGTGTACCAAACACTCTGGCATCCTGCTTGGATTCGATCCTCCTGTTCCCAAAGCGTTTCATACCACCTCTATTGTTGCCATCCGCGTAAACTATGTCGATGTACCCAGGTTCCTTCTCCAGGTGTCTCGATTCACCACGGTGCACTTGTTCCCTAGCAATTTGTCCAGGGACAAACTTCTGACCCTTCACTGTGCTCTCCACGTTCTCAGAAGCTGAGGTCTCAGAGTCCTCGATACGTCCTCCAGTCCCCTTATCGGCAAAATCCTGTCTTCTCGCATTCTGTCTAGCTGTTTCGCTGCTCTGGCCACTGTACGAACTAAATTTGGACCTGTCGTAGTAGCTCTTGTTTTGTGCTTGGTTCTTCGTGTTCAACCCAGAATTGGCGGCGCTCATCGCGTAAATCAGTTGAACGTCGCTTGGGTACCGTAAGTTCTCGACAATTTGAGCGGTGTCGGGTTTCAGGATAACCTTCGCGTCTTCCATGTTCAACGACCGCAAACCAGATTTCTGGTTCAATCTGGTATTAGTTTGAGCATCTTCAGCCGGTGGTTCCTTCATCTTCTCCGCTTGTATCTTCATTAGGAAGGGATCGTACTGTCTCAGTCTCTCGAAACGGCTCTCCTGGTCACCTGGAGTGGCCACAAATTTGTTCTCGTTGCTGCTGGCGGATACTATGGCCTCGAAGCTCTCGTTCTGGGTCTTTGGCTCCTTGATCAGTGTGTGGAATCGATATCTGATGGAGTCCAGGTCCCTCAGATCGCTGTAGCTCACGTAGCCAGCTTCTAACTCGCTCAGATTTGACTTTAATCGACCTCGTGCTATGTGGATGCTATCCAAGGTAGACTGGTTCAGTCCagtgatttctacgtttcgaagaattaTCCTGTAGCTGGTGTCTCCTTCTGATTGATCCACTTTAATGACTGGAACCCTCAGCGGGTCCAGTTTGCCTGTTTTGGAGAATCCTCCTGACAACAGCTTCGTCCAAAGCTCTTGAGACATCTGCAGGAGGGAGCCCTGAGAGTTTACCAAGCTCAGCAGAGCCAAAGCCAGGAATATCATAGGAAAAACCTTTGTCATTGCGTGTAGTTATCTTTCGAATCCCCGTTTCTTACTCCAGGACCACTTATTGATcaattgtttttctttttttttttaatacactCAACTATCAATAAACACTACGAAATGAAGAAGGTTTCTATTCCACGGTTTTAATCTCCCAAATGTACAGAGGCTTGACCAACAGCAGGACGATAATGGCAATTACAACGAAGACCAGCAGGAAGCAGAAGATGCCTGCGCACATCAACACTTTCACCCCCGGAACGACGATTCGTTGGTGTTCCAGGGTGCGTCTGATCAGTCGAAGATCTGGAACGGATCAACCGGACTCTCGTTGCACATTACTGTTATTCGACGACGGTTGTGCAGCGTCTGCTCGTGGATGGGTGGCGATCGCAAGTAGATGATGCGTCCGATCGACGGTTTTATAGGAGAGCGTGGAAGGGCATCCGATCTGGGCCATGGACCACTGATTCTTCTGGCGCTCGTTAACTAAGGCGATCTTTCTAAAACGCTTCTGTACTGCGATTTTTTTCTTCTTGCCCCCCGTAGAAGCACGGACAGCGTCCCCTCGTGTTCTGCCCCCATTTACCAACGGAATAGAGGGCAAGGTCCCTCCACGACCTTAAGTGGAGGAAACGACGCCGGTTCAAGGCGGATCCAAAGCCGCAAATAGTGCTTCGCCGTGGAGCTGGGCAGCGTTACGCAATCGGTTGTGCTTAAATGTACATCGCAGTGGGCATGACACCCGTGATTTTTCGCTTAATGGGCAGCGTAGTTGTGTTTCGTTCGAGGTATGGGTGATAAGTCGTGTTTACGGGGGTGGAATGGTTATAaccattttcttttcttttttgcgAAGGTTAAGTTTCAATTTCAATACAGTTTTTACTTTTAGATTCGAGAGCTTGGTCTGTAGAATTATAATGTTATAGTATTTTATTTGTTTGGGACaaagtatttttatttttattactgcTTTTTTTTAAACCAGAAATTTTGGGAACCAAGGGAACGAAGTGTTAGGATTTGAGCAGCTTGATCGACGACAATATAATGGTTGGCGTTATTAGTACAATGATGTAAacgaatgaaataaaattatatagtattgtaaaatattattattttaataatttgtacAACttttaagtaaaataataatactatgtaaaatttataaatatttatgctTTTCACTGCCATATATTTCTTACGTCgccaattaaaattaaaaaaaaagaaacatcaATATTTATGTATGATCTACTTCATGTGGAGTCATTTACTATATATTTTATACTTCTAATTTACATTGCATATAATTATGGAATACTTTTGATTAACGATATGTATATACATTCGCAATCAAACACCGTTCAAAATTGAATTTAATTTGATTTGCATTCAGTCGACAACATTCAGCAGTTTACTTCCCATTTGGCTAAATTACTGTTTTAATTTATAACGATCACGAAGGAATGACAAGTGCGATAAAATTGATATATAGCAAATATCGGACGTTTAATTGCGTAATCCATAAAAGGAATTGGAAGCACTATAGAAATGTTGATGTCAGCGCGTTACGGATCGATGGCACACTTGTAATTTTTCATGGCGTACAATTCGAAATTATTTCTGGTTCGAACCTCGTCGCAACAACAACGATGCAGCTCTACGGATCGTTGTTAATATTTCTCGTGACGAGCCACTTGTCTACTGGCTTGTCCATTCCGGAAATACGTAAGTACTACATTCTttgaataaaaaatgatttttatGGACAAGTACCGTGGTACTTTTGTCTcca
It includes:
- the LOC143430811 gene encoding uncharacterized protein LOC143430811, whose amino-acid sequence is MTKVFPMIFLALALLSLVNSQGSLLQMSQELWTKLLSGGFSKTGKLDPLRVPVIKVDQSEGDTSYRIILRNVEITGLNQSTLDSIHIARGRLKSNLSELEAGYVSYSDLRDLDSIRYRFHTLIKEPKTQNESFEAIVSASSNENKFVATPGDQESRFERLRQYDPFLMKIQAEKMKEPPAEDAQTNTRLNQKSGLRSLNMEDAKVILKPDTAQIVENLRYPSDVQLIYAMSAANSGLNTKNQAQNKSYYDRSKFSSYSGQSSETARQNARRQDFADKGTGGRIEDSETSASENVESTVKGQKFVPGQIAREQVHRGESRHLEKEPGYIDIVYADGNNRGGMKRFGNRRIESKQDARVFGTQDDSKGVLESQRTVSRNCTEGESLTKRNEAVKAAIETKGLDGLTRYARNYEEKQGYFEEGMQLLYHYGAMDPKYSGHEKLTQGTRHKRAHKENETDDDVMHVIMKIRVPLLRVKSDYQLMGKVGQELVRGNGRFNGTFTEVVGDFTIELKNVKGQDMLIVRAARSKLNAKDQNVSFQGMNEEGPVKSILSHSLMAAEAVAAMLADDLATKALNDKTADAMIYRMYKNLPVN